One window from the genome of Chroogloeocystis siderophila 5.2 s.c.1 encodes:
- a CDS encoding glutathione S-transferase family protein, whose translation MASGMMIAGKWTTNRNKSDSSGKFSEIPTTFRDRVTADGKSRFKAEAGRYHLYVALGCPWAHRTLIMRELKGLNDAISVSIVDPIMSDQGWLFSDAPGTIPDSVNHAQYLQEIYIKADPKYTGRVTVPVLWDKQSSTIVNNESREIMRIFDVEFAQFATQKIDLYPRNLQQQIDEIIDAIYLPINAGVYRAGFATSQAAYEEAVSELFDSLSLWENTLSKQRYLCGNQLTEADICLFVTLYRFDSVYYGHFKCNLWRIIDYSNLWNYLKDLYQRPEFKATCNLNHTKRGYYVSMTEINPNRIVPKGPIIDFEAEHDRDRFGT comes from the coding sequence GTGGCGTCAGGAATGATGATTGCAGGTAAATGGACAACTAACAGAAATAAATCAGATTCCAGTGGCAAGTTTAGTGAAATACCAACAACGTTTCGCGATCGCGTGACTGCTGATGGAAAAAGTAGGTTTAAGGCAGAAGCAGGACGCTATCACCTCTATGTTGCCTTGGGGTGTCCGTGGGCGCATCGCACCTTAATTATGCGAGAACTCAAAGGCTTAAACGATGCCATCTCAGTGTCTATTGTCGATCCAATTATGAGCGATCAAGGATGGCTGTTTAGTGACGCACCAGGAACAATTCCTGACTCGGTAAATCACGCTCAATATTTGCAAGAGATTTATATCAAAGCCGATCCCAAGTATACAGGAAGAGTTACAGTTCCGGTGTTGTGGGACAAGCAATCTTCAACAATCGTGAATAACGAGTCTCGCGAAATCATGCGGATTTTTGATGTAGAGTTCGCGCAATTCGCAACACAGAAAATAGACTTATACCCACGCAATCTACAGCAGCAAATTGATGAAATAATTGATGCAATTTATCTGCCAATTAATGCAGGAGTCTATCGGGCTGGTTTTGCAACTTCGCAAGCTGCTTATGAAGAGGCAGTCAGTGAACTTTTTGATAGTTTAAGTCTATGGGAAAATACTCTGAGCAAGCAGCGTTATTTATGTGGAAATCAACTTACAGAAGCTGATATTTGTCTGTTTGTAACGCTGTATCGTTTTGACTCAGTGTATTACGGTCACTTTAAATGCAATTTATGGCGAATTATCGACTATTCCAACCTCTGGAATTATCTCAAGGATTTATATCAACGTCCCGAATTCAAAGCGACGTGTAATCTAAACCATACCAAGCGCGGCTATTACGTGAGTATGACTGAGATTAATCCTAATCGAATTGTGCCCAAAGGACCCATTATAGATTTTGAAGCAGAGCACGATCGCGATCGCTTCGGTACTTAA